One segment of Methylocella silvestris BL2 DNA contains the following:
- a CDS encoding succinate dehydrogenase assembly factor 2: protein MAAPEAETISVDARRRRIKFRAWHRGMLETDLLLGRFADAEVEKLSLSELDDFDALLEALDRDVFAWATGETPTPVEFDTPLFRRIVAFHGGFFPART, encoded by the coding sequence ATGGCCGCCCCGGAAGCGGAGACAATCAGCGTTGACGCGCGGCGCCGGCGCATAAAGTTTCGCGCCTGGCATCGCGGCATGCTGGAAACGGATCTGCTGCTCGGCCGTTTCGCCGACGCCGAGGTCGAAAAGCTTTCCTTGAGCGAGCTTGACGATTTCGACGCGCTGCTTGAGGCGCTGGACCGCGACGTCTTCGCCTGGGCGACGGGCGAGACGCCGACGCCGGTGGAATTCGACACGCCGCTGTTTCGCCGCATCGTCGCCTTTCACGGCGGCTTTTTCCCGGCGCGGACGTAA
- a CDS encoding ArsR/SmtB family transcription factor yields the protein MLNQTPDLDRLFHALADPARRAMVERLSRGPAPVSELARPLPMSLPSVMQHIGVLEAAGLVRSEKFGRVRTCSIEAGALSLAEQWINARRQEWECRLDRLGEYLKTMENGEDDNGPVD from the coding sequence ATGCTTAACCAAACGCCGGATCTCGACCGCCTGTTCCACGCCCTTGCCGACCCCGCCCGCCGAGCCATGGTCGAAAGGCTGAGCCGCGGCCCGGCGCCCGTCAGCGAACTGGCGCGCCCTCTGCCCATGTCGCTTCCGTCTGTCATGCAGCATATCGGCGTGCTGGAGGCGGCAGGTCTGGTGCGTTCTGAAAAGTTCGGCCGGGTGCGCACATGCTCGATCGAGGCCGGCGCGCTCAGCCTGGCCGAACAATGGATCAACGCCCGACGGCAGGAGTGGGAATGCCGTCTCGACCGTCTCGGCGAATATCTGAAAACCATGGAAAATGGAGAAGATGACAATGGCCCAGTCGACTGA